tagacAAGTGTAAATTTCTCGTAATTGTGGATGATATATTCTTTCACGTATATGCAATATAGTAGAGTGACATACATATGTATCACATTTTGGCGGCAACGGTGAAAATACATTTTGAGATGTGCCTTCGGTGCCGGCATGGTCGTGTTTACCATATTGTACGagataactttaatatttcgatGGCGATGGCGATTAGTATTAATACCATGGCTTTGTGCAAATAGACTTATAGATGGTAGCTTATCCCGGGCACAGTAAAAGTTGATAAGGCACTGATACAAAGCATGACATATTCGTTCACTGATTCAGTCGATCTGTTGACAGCGAACGATACACATCGTGTATTTACGTAACTTCGCGATATCGAATAAACGTAATTAATTATTCGGTTTTAACTTACTACATATTTGTAAAGTTCTAGGATAGAACTTTATAAATTCTTTAATTCGATAAAGCAACATTTCACTCTAACGAAATTCGCATAATATTTACGGGGTGATAGAATCAAGTAttatttttttcccccctcccATACACAGCATATATTATTTACGTTTTATCGACGAGCAGTCGgttcgttcaattcgtgtgttgTGCTTATTATTTTGTTAACATTGTCTCGAGGAAACTGATCCTGAGTGTCTATGCCGTGCTTCTACGGGGAGAATGTCAACGACGCCATTAAAACTAGATAAACTCGGTATGCTTTGTTTCGttcgtatattttattaatcgtTTTGGACGTGTAGATTGCACAGTGGTGATTGTCATCTGGACTGTTGAAAAACAGCCCAGTTTTGGTGTTAAAAATCGACGCGtgtttttaacactaggtttacggaaacGTAAATTTGAcgattctaaacctaacgttacagaactcataaatattattcgttagcaatttatgttggatttaattgatgtaatgatacgaATATACACtctgattaaaagaaaaattgcattttaacatacaataaaaatatgtgcaacgagtgtccgtaaacgtagtgttaaaaagctgaaTTAATCTTGCATTACCGATTCGAGAGAAATTTAGTATTCGGTGTGAAAGTATTATGTACTTTTTACTAGTGTTTCTTTACTTGTTCCAACACGTGGTGAGACCAAATGTGTGCGATGTAAATGTGTACGTGCAGGGTACGCGTGCCACGACGGTGTTCCGGAGATTTGAAGCAGGGCCCATCAAAATCGAATTAACTAATTACGCATTGACGGTATTTACTTAGGGCGCCCGTAAGCAGCGAGGAAACATATTACCCTTTGAAACTGAATATAATGCATTCACTCTTTAATCGCACATTCTTCTTTAATGTAGTTCATTTAATCGTAATAGCAGCAACGTATAATCTCCCTCCGCGAGTTAGAacaagttttatttttaaatcccTATCACTGTGCACCTATATAAGGGTCGTTATACACGTGTATACTGGGTGTTCACAAATTcctagcaaccgatgggcgcagtAATCGAAACGAACAGAGAAAGTGAAATGTGTGTCtatatccaaattagaaaatgcAAATGCATTTGATCGTCCTCGGAGACGATCGATGTAAGTAACTATACGTATGCATCTTCTACGCATCTGAATATATCGCGTATGCAAAGTTAAGGAACATCCTTTGTACGTACGTGTCACGGTAAATGAGATACGATTAGAAAAACGTAAACATTTTAATTAAACCTCATCATGATATCTCGTCGTTAATCGTTCGCAAACGGAAGCAAATCGAGCATCTTTCGTTAACGTTCGAAACGAAATAtttcgtaatttttattttggaacGTTCTTAACGCAATTCGATTGCAATATTCgtcttttaatctttatttgacCCCGTTCAAACGTACTGATTCCTTTGTTTCGTGAAGAAAAGATATTCGTGCAGGATTCGATGGAATAATAATCTATATCGTAATAACTTTGTTACGTGAGTGTTATCGCTCGTATTTAGTACAAAGGTGAACGACAAAGTTAATGCTTTCACTGTTCATCAAACTCTTGATTGCGAGATACAAGTTCGATGACAACGCTCGATTGCTAGGTCTAAACCTAACCTATCTAGCAGACCTTTTTCAGCATTTTAATTTCAGCAGTGCCATCGATATTTCTTCGGAATTATGCTACTTTAAATCATGAAATAGCAATCTGGTAAACTTACTCTCTGTTTGGAAGTAAATTTTTCTTCGCCTACGCGTTAATTCTTCGCACGAAAGTACAGCACGAGGAAAATTTCTTCGACAAAGAGCGCAGGCGTTGTAGAACGCGTGATATGAATATTTGTTGACATCATTGATTAATTATTACTTATCGTTAACGTATATGTACTCTGTTGCCCTAGACAGACGTAAATGAGATAGTAGTTTGAAATATCGAGGTCCGATTTACACGTGCTGCCATGCGACAATAAAAACGTTTCATTTCCGAGAAAATTCGTGGATCTTGCCGTCGATCCACGCACTTTGTACGCGCGCATGCACACTGAGGAAATAGATCGATGGTGAATCGAGGCGGCGGAAGATAAATCGATCTATCGTTTTCGAACAACAATGCGTTTGACGAAGTAATCATAATCgttgtaaaattttgtttaaaataaagtaCTTCGATGTAACAACGGATGTTTATCGATGGATGCACGtttgtaatataataaataaacgagTAAACATCTTTTACAATAATTGTTTATTAACCCTTAGCTTACGAGATAGAAAATATTTTCCAGCTGTTTACCGTCTACCAATTTATTGCGATCgagtaataaatattaaaaatataatccatGCTACATTAAAGGTTAAAAATGTCGGCAGTAAAATTCATCGTGACCTTGAAATTTAAAGTTACGATTACGTTATTTCCGAGTATTTTACTCGATAAGACGATACGCAGTTCAAAGGGAACTATATATCGCAGCCAGACAATTTGTTTACAAATAATTGATAAAGTTTTATGAAACCGGATtgtagatatacagggtgttcgaccacctctgggaaagattttaataggggattctagaggccaaaataagacgaaaatcaagaatgccaatttgttgatggaggcttcgttaaaaagttattaacaattaaattcaacaatttcaaatcgttctggaaaaattgttttcggttgcgggggtcgattataatcatttttggtggatacacataccctcgaaatcctactcagtttcgagaaaaaaattcgagtaagtgctgaaagttttgggtgaaaaaaaagactttcgaatcgtcttggaaaaattatttttagttgcaggggacaattataagcatttttagtgaatagacatacccccgaaatcctactcagtttcgaggaaaaaattccttaccgaaaacatactttctggccagaaatgtctgcctgaattttcatgcgaatctttaaaacatcataacttctgaacggattggacgattttaatgtttaaaaaagcaaactacgcgtattttgatggagaatatgtacaaatcgcaaaaatattcgaagagttggtccttgaccccgcaaaatgagaaaaaccccataaaaatggtccaattttcaaacagccataactcctacaattgtgaatatattttaatggaatttttttctgaagtagagctcatgggtacctacaaaaaagtattggacaacttttctatagggcgtcaaacaaaattactaaaaatgaaaaatgaatttttaagaaaaatcgacaaaggggtaggtgcttacatttttcgacgaaaaaaaaatttttcaaatcgttctaaaaaaatcattttcggttgcgggggtcaattacaatcatttttggtgaatacatatttcttcgaaatccttcacacttttgagaaaaaaattcagtacggacggaactttaaacgttaataactttttaacgaagcctccatcaacaaattggtattcttgattttcgtcttattttggcctctagaattccctattaaaatttttcccagggctggccgaaaacCCTGTACACAAAAACTttcgttaaaattaaatttctcaattttgaattttaacgtTAAGATGTATTCTGCGACGTGTTTTTCAAGTAAATCTTTACCCATTCAGGTTAATGTTTAATGTAAATAAAGGTCGATTCCAGGAACGAAATTTTTAACTCGTTAAAGCGTTACGAGCGATCACGAGCTTGAACGTTTTATCGAGGAATCACTATACTCGAAAGGTTCGTTTGAACGAACATTTCTGATGAAAATTTTGCAATCCGTAGAGGAGGGTGCTCGTCCAAGAGATTGGCAGTCTCGTAGGTCTCAGTACAAGGTGCCGCTGAGATTATTGCGATTATGTTTCCTCGGGATGTTTCTTCCCTCCATATTGGTAGCAGGACCGATGTACTTGCGATATCGCGTATATTCCGAGCAATTGTACCCTTTAACCGTCTCCGATCAGAGGCTGATCGACGCAAAAGTGTCGACGACTTGGTGTCAGGTAAGTGATTGTTTCTTCTGGAACGCTGTCACAAATTTGTTCTTATTCGCGCGACGAACGAAACTTCAGCGGACACGGTATCATTATCGAATGAAGTATGATTCTCTGCAGAGCCAAGTGATCAAAGTTAATACGACATTCAACGCCTATCTAATGAGCGACGAACCAAAAGTTAAAAACGACGTGGAATTCGTCTCGATGACCAGGCATTTGGTTTTGGAGGACGACATGAAGGAATATTGGGGATTTTATCTTCTGAGCGGCAGCAGCGTGACAGTTTCTACGTGCGTCAGGTAAAATCAAGGATCAGGAAGAATCAATGAGAAAGAAAAGATTCAAAGTCACATAGATCtaacaaaaaaaatatgttttacaCCGTAGATGGCCTGGTGCTTGGTTGACGATCATTCGTGGGCACAAGCATCTTCACGAGTGCGCCTTCATCGGGGATGATAGCAGCGAAGAGTTGGAGGAACTTCTCGAAATCGCTAAAGAGACCGGATTACTTACAGTTAACGGAACACTCCAGGTACAAATTAATCTCACAATTCACGGTTACATAAAGCATTCCTCCGGCTGGATGAAACGGAATCGTCTCCAGCATTATTTACATTCCTTCAGCGCGAGCAACATAGTTAGTCACCGATTCTCTCGCGAAGATATTCcacgaaacataaagattttaaTTGTTGGATGATTCATTCTGCGCGTGTTCTATCGCTCTCGTCGAATTCCATTCATTTACTTTATCAAATTATGTGTGCTTAGGCTTCGATTCGAGATAAAGATAGTCGATTCGTGGAACCGAAACGCTACATTCCCCGGTTACATGAAATTCAGATACCGCGATACTTCATTGATCGGTTCGACAGAGATTCGATTGTTACACCGAAtgtttttattttgcaattatttTGACAATGTCTCGGCGACGATGGGCCGACAATAACGTCTTATCGTCGCGGTCATATATCTTCGTCCGCGACGGGGATCAAATTGTCACGAAACGTTGTACATTGTGCGCAGAACGAGAGTCCCAGCAACGAGCCTGAGAAGATGAAGAGGGTCCAGCAAGGGGTGGAGTTCCACCACAAGGACCACGCTCATCTTCAAAACAGCTCGAAATACGCTACGAACTCGATGGCGCACCCCTACAGCAGTCACGAATTGGACGCGAAAGCGATGCGCGCCATTCTCACCGAGCTGTTCGCCAAAACACTCGACACGAAGAAGAAACAGAAGGAGAATCCCCATCATCATTACGAGGGCACGTTTGTAGAGATGGCGAACATCGAGAAGCCGCCGCAATATTCGCCGAACCTTTCCAAGGAGATGGAAAACAAGCGCGCGGAACGCGAAGGACCGAAACTTCCGAAGAGgcaaagcgaagaaggcaaatttaaATTCGAGCAGCAAAGCGTACAGAATCGTACGAAATCAACAAGCGAGGGTTCCGCGGAGGTGTTGCAGGAAATTATGGATAAGATTAATTCGCTGGGTAACCGTGGCCAGAAGATACTGAAGAAGTTAATGGTGGAAATCGAGAAGAAGGGCACCGAGGGCGAAGCGTTGCGACGAGTCGTGGACGAAACGATGAACGACCAGAAGCTCTCCGACACGGAGAAGCAGAGAAGACGAAGGGACTTGGTGTTGTCTTCGTCCCTTCGCGAGGAACTGACGGAAGAGGACGAGGCTGGGGACGCCGCCATCGAAGAGGTGAAGTAAAACCAATATTTCTTCGAGTTCGCCTCGTGGTAATTGTCTCGGTTTGTTTGGAAGTCCAAACGTTTAACGTCGACATCATTGTGCAGTATATTCTTTAATTACCCCCCCGGTTGAAATCTGAATCATCGGAGTGGAAAATTTTCTTCGTATTACTCGTAACGATAGATTTGATGCGATAAAGTAAGAAATCAGCTGCACGCGCCATTTAAAACACGATATGTGGTAGCGAAGTTGAGTGCCTCGTTGTCGGTGAGATGTTCGACCGTTGATTTCGTTTTAGATTGAATTAGTTTGCTCGAGTTGTTGTTGGGGTTTCAGCGTGTCGAGTATTTACATTCTGTCAATATCTCGGCGTCAAACACGCCGTTTGATAAGAGACCAATTTAGCGGATCGCAATCAACCCTTTATCGTGCAGATAGACGTCCCCGCATTACTTATATTGTCCTCATTAAAGGTAATCGTATAATTGTACATCGCCTATCTATCGTTTACACGCGTGTAATTCCAGTACTCTTATCGGAATATTTCCGAGACAATGCCAATATTTGCCCGCGAATCTTCACCCGAATCCCGAGAAAGATGTACCGCAAATTTGGCAATCATCTCGAATAAACAATCCAGCAATCGGGAAAACACTCGAGGAACATTATTTGGGacggtgtttctcaaacttcattttTCCATCGACGAATTATATTAGTTTCTTAGTTACGTTTCAAACTATTTAGCCCATTTTTCCAGTGTGATTTCTAGTTTTAGAAACATACTATACTGTAGATTTAATCAAACGTTTCTCAAAGTATTTTattcatattaaaaatattcgttAAAAGGGGTTTTGGTCGTTGATAGACAACACATAAAAAATGAACCGGGAAACCAGAAAGACCTTGGTAAAAGAGTAATGATTTATTTTGGCCTTAAGTTCGTATCTCAACAATCAAACGCTATAAAAAGCTTAAATATTTGGAATAGCTGAAATATTTCTTATCTGTAGTGTTTGGAGACGGAAAAGAATGGCGTTTAAATCTTCTTTTAATTGGTTCCATTAAAGTTTACCACTTCCCAGTTAATTTCTAAGTAGCAGTATCGTTGAATGTAACTTTCGCCAATGTTTGGAacacttttattaatattatttgataCTTAAAACGAGTTCGTCGTCTTGCATTCCGTTTCTGTTAAAAGCAATCAAGGCTGGTACATATTATCGAATTCTTTTCACGTAACAAAGATTGATTAATACTAGTAAACGacagaaattaataatttttgttttactgTACAATTTCTGCACATAAATCAGGATATGTTGAACCCAGATGGTATCGCCGAGGATAGGGGCACCGTGAACGAGACGACCCTAAACGACAGAAGCAACTCCGAGTTCTGGAGCTCGTTCAGCAGCTCCGAGGAACGGTTACTGAACTGCAAGGGTTTGATTCTAAATTTGCCATTGACGCCCCATCGAAGCTGCACCCCGAGACACGAGAAGGAACATGACACAGCTTCGTTCGCCAATAAGGTCACGTACAGGTATGCGGATGCTCGAAAATGTCTATCGACTCTCGAAGAGATTAGATAACTCTTTAACACTTACGAGATAATAATCTGCGAATATGTAACGAtctcaatcgactatttcaatcAGTTTTGGAGCCATTATCTACACAAAGTATAACAATTATTCGGTATTGCCTATCTCCATCGCCTTTTCGTCGAATATTCAAATGAGTTTTCAGTCGAGGTTGCTACTTATACAAAATTAAAGTACGAATTCACCCTATCTCGTCATTATTTCTTTATCGAATCTTTCGACGAGCTATCAGTTGGAGCTATTATCTACTCGAAGTCAGACAACAGCTAGACACGAAAAGAATGCTGacgaatataatttattaactAGTCTTGAGAATGGATCGTTGACGAATACAATCTGTTGCAGGGTGCCCACGAACGGATACTACTTCTTCGTCTTCAGCTCCGAGAACGAGATACAACCGAACTTCCTGCGGGTACGTTTCGAGCTCCTGAAGACCGTCTACAATATTTCGAACCCGGTCCATTCGTGTAAAAACAGTACCACGGAGTGCTCGTTGCCGTTCAAAATTTTTAGCAACGAGAGGACTGTGTTAGAGTTGCCATTGAGCGGGAACGATTCGCAGTGGAACGAGGAGTACGTGGTGGTCTCAACGTGCGAGCCCAGGACCGCTATTTACGTGATCTGCATCATGCTCGTTCCTTTATTCATCCTTGCGTTCGCTTTTCACTGACACAGGCGTTGGATCGGCGCATCGAGTGGACAGTATCCTAATCGAGCCACGAATACACGCTGATAATGCTCACTTGTAAATATTAGACTTAAGTCGACCGAACCGTAAAGACAAGTCGCAATGGCGACAGTACAACAGTATTCTCTTTCCTTTTCCCCGGCACTTCCAATCGGCAGCTGCGATTCGGTGGTAAATTTCGTGATAGTTCGATTAAAGAATAGTCATAGTCCGTAGTCTACGATAATCGGAGGCAACGTTTGGAAGAAAGCGAGTATGTATCTCTCTTGGGGTGTtttgtattgaaatttttagatactAGTGTGTCGTTAAGATAACGATGTTTGCACGGTATAAAACTGAAACGTAAACTGCAATCAACGCAGTTTATTACCGAGAAACGCTCGACAATATTAGACTTTTGTACATAGTACTTAGCACGCTTTATAGACTTTACCATTTGTGATGCACGAATAGATTAGTTACCGTACGAGATTTGTATCTTGTTATACAGGTTAATAAtaactgaaatatttttattttctcaccGACGACGATTCACAGCCGATGACATAACGTTTTATCATTTCTCGGTTGTTGTTATTTTTTTACCGCTTAAATAAGTCGCATCTAGGAACCGATCGATCAACGTCCACCACTGGACACACGGATTATTCCAACTTCGCAATTATTCTCTGACACTAAACAAATCTTCGTCGTATGTTTTATTTATTGCAGTCTCGTTCTCTTTAATTTATTATCCTGTCGTTTTATCTTTGCCTACTCTTAAGCGCTTTAATTGCGACGCGCGCGTTACCGGCTACTCCGGGATTAAGTTTGTAAATCAGAGGTTGTAAAgacgatttatattttcaataaaaaatatttctaaacaACGAAGGGGCAATCGAATAATTGTGGTACACGACGATCTTGCACAACCGTCGTTCAGGTATTAATTAGATTTCATCTTCTATCCGCACTCTCAGTTTTTCTGTTCGCGTCGATATAtgtattataattatttcagTTTTAATTTTATGTTCAAGGGCACGATTCCAGGGGATAACAGCGGCGTGAAAAAAGTGGCGTGACCGATACGATGGTAATTAAGCTTCCTGGGTAATCCTTTGCGTCTCTCAACATCTTAAAAATTAATCTCCGTCCTATCTGTTCCTCTAATCCGTTAGATTAATACTTCATGCCGGTGCAAGAGCCTCCCGACAACTTGACCCTGCGATTCCATGGCCGAGGGGGTGCGAGAGGACGGCTCTGGAGGGTTGCGAGGGCGGAGCATCCCTTATCAGCACAGAACACTCGTGCCTCGCGCAGCCTCCGTGGCTTCGACGACTTTTTGCAGCCAATTCACCGGCACCGTGTGTCGTTCTGGCTCGATATTCATCTTGGAATACTACCAAAGAACACCTTACCCGTCACCCTAAGAATTCTGTTTAAACTCCAAACAACTGCCCTCCAGTCTTCACCGTTTTCGTATCCTCCGGGGacggaataatattttttctagGTAGTTCAACAGTCTTTGACAAGCATCGTGGCATTAACAGACAACGAATACGTATCTTCCTGAATATTTTTGTTGAGCCACCTGCTTTGACCCGATGCTGCGACCGGTTGCCTGATTTCAGGAGTCGCGTTCCGGGACTTGGACAATTGCTGGACGAGAACGACTGTCTGCCAAGAGTCGTGGAAAACAAACACTAATAACGGGATTAATATGGGGCGGCTGGTTGACGGCGATAACGAAAATTGATTTCACCCTCGTGCCCTTCGGGACACCCCCTCCAACCCCTGACGCGGTGCTCGTGGAGGCTCACCCTCCCCCCGGTATGGGGATCCCATTTGAACGCGTTAACGTTTCATGGGACACTGCGCAAAACCGGCGACACGCCTCTTTTCTATTGGCACAGCCTGTCGACGATAGTTCTTTTACGTGCTCGACCATATTCCACCACC
The Colletes latitarsis isolate SP2378_abdomen chromosome 14, iyColLati1, whole genome shotgun sequence DNA segment above includes these coding regions:
- the LOC143349998 gene encoding uncharacterized protein LOC143349998, with protein sequence MSTTPLKLDKLEEGARPRDWQSRRSQYKVPLRLLRLCFLGMFLPSILVAGPMYLRYRVYSEQLYPLTVSDQRLIDAKVSTTWCQSQVIKVNTTFNAYLMSDEPKVKNDVEFVSMTRHLVLEDDMKEYWGFYLLSGSSVTVSTCVRWPGAWLTIIRGHKHLHECAFIGDDSSEELEELLEIAKETGLLTVNGTLQNESPSNEPEKMKRVQQGVEFHHKDHAHLQNSSKYATNSMAHPYSSHELDAKAMRAILTELFAKTLDTKKKQKENPHHHYEGTFVEMANIEKPPQYSPNLSKEMENKRAEREGPKLPKRQSEEGKFKFEQQSVQNRTKSTSEGSAEVLQEIMDKINSLGNRGQKILKKLMVEIEKKGTEGEALRRVVDETMNDQKLSDTEKQRRRRDLVLSSSLREELTEEDEAGDAAIEEDMLNPDGIAEDRGTVNETTLNDRSNSEFWSSFSSSEERLLNCKGLILNLPLTPHRSCTPRHEKEHDTASFANKVTYRVPTNGYYFFVFSSENEIQPNFLRVRFELLKTVYNISNPVHSCKNSTTECSLPFKIFSNERTVLELPLSGNDSQWNEEYVVVSTCEPRTAIYVICIMLVPLFILAFAFH